The following proteins come from a genomic window of Maniola jurtina chromosome 15, ilManJurt1.1, whole genome shotgun sequence:
- the LOC123872788 gene encoding uncharacterized protein LOC123872788, with the protein MDLDVITTVSEAASYECPDTKKSSDHVQVCDQEATHDSLCLKLSQCQELDGETPVMDLNVITTAAQQIDVDSVDPETKSSNRRNNTPAYSFVDAEQVLSDSDPFAQSDCSENDPCYIPESETSHYSDSEPEIVQREQENLRNSSQDLQEVENSNSETVENINSQENNTLTRKRKCEPQTWKRNRNKILRLEGKEHTSQSGKKVRAKAVKEVLCKCHYKCNDTFTLNDRQKIFADFLTLKEDRAKWAFINSSVRKELPKRRYKSKDSSSMAVDVPDKRNYTHVYFLTLNNKAHQVCMMFFLGTLDISAKKVETALKKKMDSGVTEHDKRGLNPAPNKISEERKDIICDHIKSLPVVDSHYCRSSSMRKYLPSGLTENRLYQDYIKYCEENRALPVSSYYYKHIFTTEFNYGFHRPKKDQCDYCAQFKNKSPEEKLQEQSNYDLHLIRKTEAREQKREDKARAKTDPTFRAYTMDLEKILLTPQLEIGQLYYKRKLKTYNFTIYDLAKGTAINYMWHETNGTKGASEIATCIWNLLSELPPEVTEVTFYSDTASGQNRNHIISAMFIRALCSFPNLKIINQKFMESGHSEMECDSVHSAIESRGRKINIFVPDGWYTVARMAKTTRPSYVVKEMEFSQFLDFKSYSQKLITNKNKGDNGIMKWLLVKWLQYRREEPMHIYYKTQLSQIEFERLFIRLKSTRNNEEILASEVANLYTCGLKIDAKKLKDLQDLCKKGTIPTSYHEYYMNLIASGDDIDVTEDD; encoded by the exons ATGGATCTGGATGTAATCACAACTG TAAGCGAAGCAGCTTCTTATGAATGTCCTGATACAAAGAAGTCAAGTGACCATGTTCAAGTATGTGATCAAGAAGCCACACATGACTCTTTGTGCCTGAAACTTAGTCAGTGCCAAGAACTTGACGGTGAAACCCCTGTCATGGATCTGAATGTAATTACTACTG CTGCACAGCAGATTGATGTAGATTCAGTTGATCCAGAAACAAAAAGCTCAAACAGACGTAATAATACTCCAGCTTACTCTTTTGTAGATGCTGAACAAGTATTATCAGATTCTGACCCTTTCGCTCAATCAGATTGTTCAGAAAATGATCCATGTTATATACCAGAATCAGAAACTTCACATTACAGTGATAGTGAACCTGAAATAGTACAAAGAGAACAAGAGAATTTAAGAAATAGTAGCCAAGATCTTCAAGAGGTTGAAAATAGTAATAGTGAAACAGTGGAAAACATAAACAGCCAAGAAAATAATACCCTGACACGAAAAAGGAAATGTGAACCTCAAACATGGAAGagaaacagaaataaaatactGAGACTTGAAGGTAAAGAACATACTTCTCAGTCAGGTAAAAAAGTGAGAGCAAAAGCAGTTAAAGAAGTACTCTGTAAGTGCCATTATAAATGCAATGATACATTTACTTTGAATGATAGACAGAAAATATTTGCAGACTTTTTGACTTTAAAAGAAGATAGAGCCAAATGGGCTTTTATAAACAGCTCAGTTCGTAAAGAGCTACCAAAAAGAAGATACAAGTCAAAAGACTCTAGTTCAATGGCAGTTGATGTTCCCGATAAGAGAAATTATACTCATGTTTACTTTTTGACATTAAATAACAAAGCTCATCAAGTATGCATGATGTTTTTTCTTGGTACTTTAGACATATCAGCTAAAAAAGTTGAAACTGCTCTCAAAAAGAAAATGGATAGTGGTGTTACTGAGCATGACAAACGTGGATTGAACCCTGCACCAAATAAAATTTCTGAAGAACGTAAGGATATAATCTGTGATCACATCAAGTCCTTACCTGTAGTAGACTCTCACTACTGCCGAAGTTCTTCTATGCGAAAATATCTACCATCTGGCCTGACTGAAAATCGCTTGTATCAAGACTACATCAAGTATTGTGAAGAGAACAGAGCATTACCTGTAtcatcttattattataaacatatttttactaCTGAGTTCAATTATGGCTTTCATAGGCCAAAAAAAGACCAATGTGATTACTGCGcccaatttaaaaacaaatcaccAGAAGAGAAACTCCAGGAACAAAGTAACTATGACTTACATTTAATCAGAAAAACAGAAGCTAGAGAACAAAAAAGAGAAGACAAGGCAAGAGCTAAGACTGATCCAACGTTTCGTGCTTACACTATGGATTTAGAAAAAATTTTACTTACCCCGCAATTAGAGATTGGTCAACTGTATTataagagaaaattgaaaacttaTAACTTTACCATATATGATCTTGCTAAAGGCACTGCAATTAACTACATGTGGCATGAAACCAACGGTACAAAAGGAGCATCTGAGATAGCCACATGTATTTGGAATCTTCTTTCTGAACTACCACCAGAGGTGACAGAAGTAACATTTTACTCTGATACTGCTTCAGGACAAAACAGAAACCATATCATTTCTGCCATGTTCATTAGAGCACTTTGTTCATTTCCAAATCTGAAGATTATAAACCAAAAGTTCATGGAATCTGGACATTCCGAAATGGAATGTGACAGTGTTCACTCTGCCATTGAATCAAGGGGTAGAAAGATTAACATTTTTGTCCCAGATGGATGGTATACTGTAGCAAGAATGGCGAAGACCACTCGACCTTCATACGTCGTAAAGGAGATGGAATTTAGTCAATTTCTTGATTTTAAGTCATACagccaaaaattaataacaaataaaaataaaggagATAATGGAATCATGAAATGGCTTCTTGTTAAATGGCTGCAATATAGACGTGAAGAGCCCATGcatatttattacaaaactcAGTTAAGCCAAATTGAATTTGAACGACTATTTATTCGCCTCAAATCAACTCGAAATAATGAAGAAATACTAGCCTCTGAAGTAGCTAATCTGTATACGTGTGGCTTAAAAATAGATGCCAAAAAACTAAAAGACTTACAAGATCTTTGTAAAAAAGGTACAATCCCTACCTCTTACCACGAATATTACATGAACCTTATTGCTTCAGGTGATGATATTGATGTTACAGAAGATGAttga